In Vigna angularis cultivar LongXiaoDou No.4 chromosome 8, ASM1680809v1, whole genome shotgun sequence, the DNA window attaaggacttaatgtgccattagcatttaaccgtgtaatcagcaaagtgcgtcggttgggaatgatggtcggtcagggatgttaccctaggtgggcgtccagctcttggCCGGGCGATCCTTtgcttgggcggacgtccaatccttgggcggacgtccagctcttgggcggacgtccagtccttgggcgaacgtcctacttcttgggcgaacgtccagctcttgggcggacgttccacattgggcggacgctccacattgggcggacgctccactttgggcggacgttccactttgggcggacgtgccaaccttgggcggacgtccacctCTCAGATGGTTTGGCCGCTCGTTCGGTCCTGATTCCTGGGCGGACGTCCTTGGACGGTCGTCCGGTTTCTAAGGACGGACGGTCCAGACTATTTGGCGGACGTCCGGATTACTGGGCGGACGTGTCTTATGCCGGGAGAACCTATCAGTACATAaatcaatcataaaataatacgtaaatgatgttaaaatattataaaaaaaatattttcaatttatcattgtaaaaaataatcttgGAATTGGATAATGCTATATCACCTAAGTTGATTATAATAAGAAGCACGAATCTCATCCTCATGTATCTATCAAAACAAAAGCAACAAGACAACCATAATCTGGAATCACTACACCTGTGTAGCATCAAAAGGGTACCCCAATCAAATGCAATTAACATCAAATGAATCGAAACAGCAGATGCAATCGAGGATCCAATTTATACCGAGGTCATCACACACACCACAAAAATGAACTCAGAAAACGCAAGAACATGAACTCGAAACAAGCCAAGAAAATTCAcaatcaaacaatcacaaacatgctaccaacaaataaaagaatagaGCAAAACccaaaattatattacattaatccAACCACTACAATCCATAATGAACAAATAAACTTCATCAATGAAACCAGTTACACAATCAATCAATGATTTTCCAGAACCTCACTCCAACAACCAAAAACATCCTTCCTCCCAATGGAAACAGGTCTTGTCACCAACATTCTAGATAGGCTTCCTTCGATTCCACATAACACTCACAGAACTCATAAAAACAGGCACCAACTAAAATCACATCCACCCAAAAACACAAGTTCCGGAACACACCAAATTCGAActataaagataaaagagaCCAAActataaagataaaagagatTAATTAAAACAGGGGATAGAGAGCAAGGCCAGGAGAGGATCGGGCTTACCTGAGATCGGAGGCGGATTGTCCTCATCGACGACGGAAACGGTTATAGCGAGCCCTAACAGAGGGGTTGCGCGGCGACTCTATGAAGGCGGTACCGAGAAGACGAACCTTGATGGTTGGGTCTATGAAGAGTGAAAATGGAGTGGATCATCGAGCTGTGGTGTGATCTTTGTTCTCGTGTGcgtagaagaagaagataaaaagtaGGAGAGGATTTGGAGTGTAATGATGAAAAGTTATGTATGGTTTCTGATTTTGAGTGTTGGTGCCTTATGTTATGCCCATGACATATTTGATAATTGTGTCACGTACTGGATTCACAATTGcggaaagaaaacaaaagaaaggaaGATTGTTCCTCCCATATAAGcttctatttctttctctttttttttctttatgtgaacccacatgcattttttttatttgttaataatcgtttttattttgtatataacaataataaagtaGTGAAATTAGTATGTAATTAGATATTGTAAAAATTAAGTtgtattgttataattattattaaaataattgtattgtATGTTTGTTTGGTTGAGTTTTTTTTGTCAGATTTTTTTAGACAAAGTTTTCTTGAATGAACTCTTTTAAGACAAATTTAATTAGGTTGAACTCTCAACAGTTGAGTTCTCTAAGTCGAGCTCGTCAGGTCGAGCTCTCCAAGCAGAGGTTTCCAAGTCAATCTCTTATCAAAGTTCAACTCTTTATCAAGGTTGAACTCTCCCTCTTGGCCTAGCTTTTCCTCAAGGTCGAGCGTTCCCTCCAAGTTGAGCTCTCCCTCAATGTCGAGCTTTTCCTTAGGCCGAGGTCCTCTAGGTTGAGTTCCCTCAGGCCAAGCTCCTACTACGCTGAGATCCTCTAAGCCGAGCTCCCGTAGGCCGAGGTCCACCAAGTCGAGGTCCTTCTAGGCTAATGTCCCTCTAAGCTAATGTCCCTCTAGGCCAATCTCCCACTACGCTGAGCTCTCGTAGGCCGAGCTCCTCTAGGTTGAGCTCCTCCAAGTGGAGCTCCCCTAGGTCGAGCTCCTCTAGGCCGAGCTCTGCCAACCGAGCCATCCAAGGCCAACTCTTTCAACCAAGCTATTTGAGCTCCTTCAGCCGAGCTCTCCAAGGCCAAGCTCTCTAAGGTTAAGCTCTTCAAAGGACAAGGTCTTTCAGCCGACCTTTTAGGGCTACCTCTTTCAGCTGAGGTCTCTAAGGCCGAACTCTTTCAACCAAGCTCTTCGAACTCCTTCAGTCAAGCTTGTCTAAGGCTAAGCTCTTTACACCTTCTTTAACACCCCATTTTAGAATGCCACGagtaaattataaaacattatgTAACACTTAGACAATCTATCGTCTAACAACTCAGCCTCACCTTAAAGTGATCCATCCACATCGTCTAACAACTCTGTTACATCTCTAGACGACCTATCGTTTAACTATTGaaaaaagaagatgatgattcaataaaaaaattaataatgataatgttTATAAAAGTTTTGAAGATTTAAAGAATGAATTAGTTCAAGATAgacattgaaaataaaataatcttgtTGTTGAAGTCTTGTACCCCTAGAAGCGATTAGGCCCCTAGaaaatcaatcataaaaaattaattattgaaatttcaaaacaacGAATTTATTTGTCATATAAgtcattattttaagaaaatttcaaTAAGCATTTGGATGGGTAGAATTTAACAAGTGAAATAAACATACTTTAAAGATACATAACTAcgtacaattttattttttccttagaTGGGTAGAGTTTTCATTCATAAACTCATATACATTGCACTCAGACACACATAGGTCGAAATTTAGAGTTTTACAAGATACAAATAAACATATCAATTCAAACTTAACAAAAGATAGATCcaaataaaacacataaataTCGAAATTACATTAATGAGGAACACGAAGGTAAAGAGGAACATGATTGGGTGAGTTTGGAAGTGAATCCCAAACTGAGAAAGCACTAGAAGAGTTCAACCACTTGTGTGTCATTTCAGGGTAGTGGCGATCAATCACATCTTTCAAACTCTCAGTTGTGTTCACCCATTCAAGTCCCTTTTTAGTGTATGTTTCTTCATTATAGTTGCTTGTGAAGAACCTATCAGCTTCCAGCCTCCTGCAAATCCACAATAAATGTTTCAAAATCAATTCATAAAACAGAAAGTCCAAAAATTACACTTAAAAACAGACAATGAATCCTTTAGAATATTGgtattttaatgttattccTTTACCTGCTTGCCATGACGAGGAATATTACAAAAGCTGTCTCGCTGATTGCAAAAccctttattttcttctctgcCATGAGACCTACAAGTAGATCAAGTTCTTCAACATCATCCCCATATACCTCTTCCAATACTTGAATTGCTTCGTTATCATCTGTTAGATCTTCCCACTTTGAGATAGGTATCAACAGTAATGACCTCCTAAACTGGTTGTATCTAGCCACATTCCTTTCCCTATCCCTGTAAACTGCATCATAATTTTAGGGTTAATAACtagatataatatatatcttAAGATTAAAACTATACATAAACTTTtacatacatatgtatgtatatatctTACTTTCAAGAGCAGCTAGGTCCACATGTTCAGACCTTTCTGTGCCATCCATGTTCTGTGGTACGAGGTCCCTTAGCCACTCTGGATAATTCCAAAGCTCTAATGCTCCACAAGCTTGGTGACCCATTGACACAAGTTGTCTTGCAACTCCTATTTCTGTTAGAGTCTTCTCTCCAGGAAGTCCAATCAGGTTTTTCATAGGGATTCTACAATGCCAAATGGAAAGAGAAATTTTGGTCaaagataatgataaaatgCTTCAAATTATTGAGATAATTTAACTTTATGGCTATTAAACACACCCAAAATGGAAAGAGAAATGtattaatctaaaaaataagaataattcttaaaaacaatataagTTATTGAAGAATTCAGTATCAGTTTAAGTGGTGTGAAGTTTAAGAattcttataaattataaatagaaacaGATGTAGTAATGTCTTtgggaaaagaaaaggttaaggtAAGATTTTATTATCATACTCTTTGATTACTGGTAGAGATTTGTTTGGCCCAGGAGTTGCAGATAGGTCTCTCAGATGCAGGTTATCAGGTAGTAGTGGGTGCATTCTATAGACACTCGTAAATTCTTCTGTTAAAGAGTATGTGACACCATGATTTTCTGGCTTCTTCATACCAACAAATCCTCCCAAGATGGACCCACCAACATGTCCAAATGTATCCTTAAACTTCTTCCCCAAGAGTCCATACCtgaaaaacaaacaataatttcaaaaaaataaatagattacAAATGATTATTCGAGAGTTTTTATCCATTTATATGATtgatgtaatcgattatcatagagTTTTTATCCATTTACACTGTTGGTGATCGATTAAAAACCTACTGTAACTGATTATTAGAGAAATTTTGCCTATATAAGATTATATAAAGTCGTGCTCACGACTTCACGACTTCATTACACAGCAATCAATTATAAAGCTTTGTAATTGATTATCAGCCTCTAAAATCATTTTTGGACGTAGGACTTTATTTCTGATTACTATATTAGAGAGAAGTCATCCAGGAAACACGacttcttcttcatttgaagttgGCTGGACGCTCACAACTTgcttaattttcaaattttttgttcCATATACGTACAATGTATTTCATTTTTGtctatatagataaaaaaaaaccacattttgaatataaattaaaaaaagcagcttgaaaaatatttcagtagataaattttttaatgtaaactGTACTGTGTCAGAAAATTGTGTGGTGTGGAGAGGCTTACCAGTTGGCACGCATTCCTGCAAGTAGAGTATCTGTTTTAAGAAGCTCCACAGTCCAATCAATGGTGTGAACCTTTGCAATCACAGCTGAAGTCACCAATCTTGCATGGCGATAGAGTTCTTCATCATTCAAATGAGGGTAATATTTCTGAAACAGTACAGTAAAAAACAGgtatttagttaatattttcttttcattaatgaatttgtttttaaaataagattggTTACTCTTTTTTTCCATGATgaaatttatgattattatacCTTGAGAGAATCACAAACTGCATTGTGTTCCTGAATGAAAAGGGACTGCAGAGTTGAAACACCAGCCCAACTGTTGCGGATGTCACCTGAAACTGCTGTTCCATTTTCGTTATGCAGAAGGTTTCCATCCTTTGATATGTTTAGCTTTCCATCTTTGAAAGTCCTCACTTTCTGTAAAACTTCTCCATTGCTTCCATACACAGCACTTCCATCCCTATTTCATCAACCAAATCCATGCAACTTAAACATAGAGACTATACCAATAACTTTCATATCAGCtacttttacttttacattAGTCCAATGTGCTAAAGAAGGCAGGTTAACAAagactattatattattattgataatatcatattattattattattattattatctatttgagataaatttttattttgttgatattctttattataatattatcatttttatgaCATGAATCCTAAAGCTcaaatagttttataaatataagttatctttttttttctcttttcaaattataatttctgTCGGTATCATTGCTTAGTACATATCGATGTGCTCctcatttaaaaactaatttttctgaaattatGTTAGTCAACTCAGTATAAGAAGTACGAATGATAAACTTATCAACATTAACCTTTAACTTTTCGCTGAGGTAAAGTGTAGTAGAAATATTACCACCATGGTGTTCGAATGTTGGATGATCCGGTTTTGATCTCATAGAATCCAGTGGGAATTTCCTTAGTTTTGAAGAATTTGAAAGATTTTAGAGGGCATTGGCCTGCAACTTCTTTTGGTGCACTCAGTTCAATCtgcatacatatatatagatATGTATCAAAATTCCAcgaacaaattaaattaaataccttcttattatcacaataaaaaacATCATCATGGTTTTAGAAATTGATTGACCTGTTTGGTATCCTCAAGATGATCGATCCAATCGTGAATCATGAACTGAATCCAAGAAGCTGCAATCACGTTGAATTGCTTCCCTGTGTCCTTGTATGTCCTCCTGGCTAGTAGCTTTGTTGCTACCACCATTGGATCAGGCTTCAATAGCTGCACACACACAAAACTATGCCTTCAAAATTCACCATCATCAAAGCAACACAATCATATAGAACAAGTCAACAAACTATAGCACTAAAAACACTGatcttttatgaaattataactagctttatatatatatatatatatatatgattgttGACCTTTTTCTTCTGATCAACAGGGAGCATGTTTCTGCCAAAGAAAGTTCCTTGGCTGCCAGCAACTTCATTGAAAGGATCATTATATTTTCCATCAGCTGTTCTGTATGGAAAATCTGAAGGGTTGAACCTAATCCCAGTTGGTGTTGTTCCAACGTTGAAGAGGTTGTACTCTTGGTGAAGGTGACGTCTGATAGCCAGATACAATAGCCCTAAGAAAACAGGCAGACGAGGCCATATCCCCAGCTTGTCAATGGAATGAACAATCTGCATAAAACAGACTCATTTCGTGATGATCACAACTTAATTAAAGCTCTGATAATTAATGCTTTGAAAATGATGTCATAATACTATCACTAATGTAATTCATGTTATGATAATATGACGTAGAGGGAATTATATACAATGAAGAGAAAAGCATCTATTATGGTCATTTTTGCCACAGCTTCATGGAAGTCTTTGTGGATGAACTGGTGAAGAACATTTGCAAAAAGGTTTCTGATGGAATCCGTTATCTCAGACCACATGTTTGCTAAAACGAAGATATAATTAATGAGTTTGATATATGAATGTGTATATTTTTCTAAGGTTGCACTTCTATTTATAGGCCCTTAGCTTAGAAATATTACTTTCAATTTTGCATTTTGGCTGGCCGAACTCACCACATATGTATTCAAACCCTAACGTGGTCATCGAAAAACAACTATCTGCTTGTCTTTTTGTGTGGAAAATGTTCCAAGGTTGTCatgtaacaaaaaataattatgattactTACATATCCTCTTTCTCTTACATTTCTTTCTCTGATCATGATTCATCAtgttttaatattcttttttctttcttttatgtaaAATGAACATAATTGTTAAAAATGGTTAAACGAAAAAAGTAATGCTTGCATTAATGCCattttcatttattctttttatcaaacaaataCTCCATCTTTTACTAATTCGTGCACGAAAAAAAAAGTGTCTTTATTCTTGCTTTTGAAAAGTTCCAAGACGTTAGATTTGGTCATATATTTACTGCCACTTTTCTTCtgtttacttttcattttaatggCTGCATAAGAAAATTCTAACATTTTTGTCTTTGACAAATCGTTTTCTATTTAGTTCTTATGTGGTCAACAAAAACCCTACGCTAAGAGATAAACTAATgaacaaaatgtatttttttatataagaaataaaaccACAAGGATAATAAGGAGTAGTTGGCAGTATTTTATCCATTTATTCTATAGCAACGTAAGGTTATgtttactaatttaattttaaatgaacaAATTGCCTGACAAAAGAAAACACATGATAAAGATTAGTGGGAAATTATTTAATCGTTGACTAGAGCAGAAAAGATCATAATTGCATTAGCAATAAtaattgtttgatgaaatttttatcAATGTTTTCTCACCCATGTTGTGGTGCTTTAAATTTCGTATAAACATTAATCCAAACACACTATTATAATGTTTGTTTAACCATTTCTATCTTTCTTGCTCCATATAATTTgagaatttatatatttatacttgAAAAAACTGTTTATTTGTgagcaattttttttagttataaacaagtgtgtaaaaataaaattaatgataaatttcACCTCAAGCCATGTGTAACATACTTTCTTACttgttaaaaagttaattttatttctaatttaattttataaaagtatctTTATATTAAAATGCTGTAACTTAATGTTATCTctacatttataatatatacttgaaaaaattatataactattaaaaatattgttaatattgagagaaaaaataagCGTAAAAAGGAGATGAAGTCTAGACAAAGAATGATGAAGTCAAGAACGAAGGCTAGGAATACTTGCACGAACAGTCAACTCACAACATCTATGGAAATCACACACAATAGCATTACAAAAGGGGCAAAGTGTTCaccaaatttattaatttgataactCTGatgatttcaaataaaaaatgttaagattgaatatattttagttcttaaattttaataagaaattgaaatttgtatttatttaaaactttgatgcaatttagtctttaaatttttaaaaattaataaatatagtcCTTGTAACTTAATTtcgttaaaaataatttatgtgtCAAGTGATGTTTTTGGTTGACCGTTTGAGTTATTTAATGTTTGACACattataactaaaatatcaTCCTCAAAAAGTTGTttgacatataaaaaatattaacacatATAGATTAAGAAGACTATATATACTCCTTATTGCGCCTTGCCTCGGATTCTAACAACTACGTGCACACTCCTGCTCGGATTCACCTCCACTCTTCTCTTATATTATGGTCAGATCTTGCTCTCTTTTCTATCGAGGCCATTATTTTCGATGCCGATGAGGTTTAGCTTCACACTCATCttctctttatttgttttgttttttctcgATATTGGTTTATTCCAACGGTGATTAGGGTTTATTGGAGATATTCCAAGGGATAGTTGGAATCAAATGGAGATGTTGAAGAAAACAATTCCTTTTGATGATTTGTATTGTTtatgaaatttggaaaattgtttttaattgtttaagaTGATTGTGTAATTTTCTAGAATTATTTTCTAAATGCATGTTGCTAATTGTTGATTGTCATGTATGTGTATTAATATTGATTGTTAATTGTCATGTATGTGTATTAATATTGattgttaattgtaattaaaattaaagaatttaagtTGAAGTAGAGACTGTAAGTCTATATCTATTTTGTCTTTTCAGTTTAATGTATTAGATTAGTTGTTTTATAATTGAtctaatatcttttttattacaaaatcgATCTAATAAATTAAGGGTGTTTGCTAACTAACTAGATCAAgagaatcataattatttatcgattaacgctaatgaAAGTTACATCAACTAACATTTACTTAActatttttctatcattttcaGCCATCACTGATCAGATTAATGACTTTTTAATTTACTCTAACTATCTTAATCTGCATTGGTAGCAATAACATTGTGacaaatttttattcaatataccATATTTTTTGTGGTTAGAAAATTCTAACcactataattttaatataacatattaaaattataaaactatacaGTCATCACTTTACAATATTACAGCTTTTAATAAGTTTTAAcctattatagaaaaataactaTAGAAATACtgtgttaaaaaaaagtgatatttaATCTCCCACCATTCAACTCTCTCACCACTTTCAGCAAGAGAGTGCTATTAATATActatataatatattgttttaaataggattgttatttattatattattttacatattttagtgtgttaaaataataaaagtccATTATTAACATTCTTCTATTCTCCAAACATTTCCCTCCAGTTTTACAAAGAGAAATATCATTAATAtactcttttaaaatatatttaataattttagttaaaaactgtaaagatattcataaaatttatatttatcaagtaTTTGATAAAAGAGTCTTCCAATGCAATGCATAGacagaaagaaacaaaatacgCCATGTTGGGCTGCAAAGGGAGCAAAAGAATGAGTCAAAATCAAGAAGGATTCCATCACTGGCTGCGGAGACACCATTTcagaataaaacaatatttattttctctatttaaattattaattataaattaaattaattaatatcatttattcTTTGATtactattttatcttataatttatgtcaaataaaaaataaaaataaatgtacgTCTGGTGCTTACACGCTTGCCTTTGTCTCCCTCCACGTGTCCATAGCGTCTAATAAAACTTGTTAGTTACTGTAAACGGTATATAAGAGAGTGTTagttgtaaaataattaattttagggttaaatatgtttttagtctctaaagTATTCGTTTCTGATTTTCGTCCCCTTTCAAATTAAGTAAGGTataatttggtcctcattcttttcgaaacgttcgttttagtcctcgaaattttgaaagagaaccaaattgtaccttactttgaaagagagatgaaaaccagaaacgaccaatagtttagggactaaaaacatatttaacccttaattttaaaataaatctctCAAAAGAGTAAGAAAAAGtataagttatttttcttactctcaatctatattttaattatagatTGACTTGTCACTATACtttaattaacaaatattaattcaaTCATGATACTTAACGTTACAACGGgattaaatcaatttatttgaACATTAACCCATACTATTAAGGAAGCaaatatgattataataattttttcaattttattcctTTTAAATGTCTtcaattccattttttttaaagtaagttaatataatttatatctaTGTATAAAagagttttctctcttttatgtctctttttcaattttaccctttaaataatttttttaaaattgaaataattattttaataattttggtcttcaagttttattttttaatttgccaaatttttttaaacttaatcattttttaattataaatttacctaaaaatgaaaactattcacaataaaattataaaaaaatatttatatttacaataaaattttaaaaattattttttattatcataaaaaacacacacacacacacacgtttTTACTGGTGTTTTTTTAACAGCCTTACATTATGATAGTGAATGATAGATATATCactaattaaagataatttatcataaaagagacatgaacaataaatattatttacgtcacataaatttaataaaaaaagttatattaatatatttgaaaagtgAAACAAATTGAGaacatctaaataaaattaaaaagatcaTTATAATAGTGAAATAAAAGACTTTCtttaacattaaacaaaataaagatttaTTGATCTTCaaagtttaagaaaaagttCCCATGAAATCGTTCCAATAGTTCATTGTCTCATTAATTATAAACATATTGAATAGTTGAAAGTAATCAAGTTTCGATAGagacatgtttagtttttctttaattgtaCGAAAGTGTTGTATAGATAATGTTATCATCAATATGCAGCCAATCAAATTTAGCAGTgtatagatttttctttttggaaaaaaaaaaagagaggaaaatttAAATACGTGCCATCAacgattattattattttccaataAAAGAGGTGTAttagatgaataaattattaaaatatttttagcatatttttatataatttgaaagtatagtggtaagaaaaaaacaataataaataattcagATTGAAAAATTTTAGCGtgttaagatttttttatatatattatattcaaatcTTTTGGCTAAAAAAAAGTAGTAAGCATAATAgctacaaataaattaataggaAGAAATAAATCTAATAGATTTTTgtagtaaaatatttttggtgCAAATGGTTTGTGTCCATAGGACGTAAGTTATCACAAAAGACAAAACGTTTCGAAATTTTAAAACGTTTAACATGAGGATATGaaaaatcaaatcataaaaAGTCGGCAAtgtaaataacaataatatatgaCAAAAAGTGATTTGACAAATGCATATATATACGAACAAAAATAGTACAATTATGAATGGAGCAACCATATTTTCTTATCATGG includes these proteins:
- the LOC108345851 gene encoding alpha-dioxygenase PIOX, with the protein product MWSEITDSIRNLFANVLHQFIHKDFHEAVAKMTIIDAFLFIIVHSIDKLGIWPRLPVFLGLLYLAIRRHLHQEYNLFNVGTTPTGIRFNPSDFPYRTADGKYNDPFNEVAGSQGTFFGRNMLPVDQKKKLLKPDPMVVATKLLARRTYKDTGKQFNVIAASWIQFMIHDWIDHLEDTKQIELSAPKEVAGQCPLKSFKFFKTKEIPTGFYEIKTGSSNIRTPWWDGSAVYGSNGEVLQKVRTFKDGKLNISKDGNLLHNENGTAVSGDIRNSWAGVSTLQSLFIQEHNAVCDSLKKYYPHLNDEELYRHARLVTSAVIAKVHTIDWTVELLKTDTLLAGMRANWYGLLGKKFKDTFGHVGGSILGGFVGMKKPENHGVTYSLTEEFTSVYRMHPLLPDNLHLRDLSATPGPNKSLPVIKEIPMKNLIGLPGEKTLTEIGVARQLVSMGHQACGALELWNYPEWLRDLVPQNMDGTERSEHVDLAALEIYRDRERNVARYNQFRRSLLLIPISKWEDLTDDNEAIQVLEEVYGDDVEELDLLVGLMAEKKIKGFAISETAFVIFLVMASRRLEADRFFTSNYNEETYTKKGLEWVNTTESLKDVIDRHYPEMTHKWLNSSSAFSVWDSLPNSPNHVPLYLRVPH